The proteins below come from a single Acidovorax sp. NCPPB 4044 genomic window:
- a CDS encoding lysylphosphatidylglycerol synthase transmembrane domain-containing protein has protein sequence MTPRAALAAALACTAAYVAALVWADAHNQVFAQLPRVAAWVPGMAAVSFASYGLRYARWQWLLRRAGHRVPGAAGFAGYLAGFAFTATPGKVGELVRARYFARWGVPAARTLSAFVYERAFDLIAVALLAALAIPSMRLFGIVLGFVAVLIGAVAAVAARPGMLLRLAARLRRAGWRRTARAGRTLARGLAGCRLWLTPRDIAVSFALGLAAWTAIAAAFAWLLQGLGTALPLAAALSTYPTAMLAGAASMLPAGIGTTEATIVALLALHAVPLGTAALAAVGVRFATMWFAVACGFSAMAWLERAGRAGAAVGETR, from the coding sequence ATGACCCCGCGCGCCGCCCTCGCCGCCGCCCTCGCCTGCACGGCCGCCTACGTGGCGGCGCTGGTGTGGGCCGACGCGCACAACCAGGTCTTCGCCCAGCTGCCGCGCGTGGCCGCGTGGGTGCCCGGCATGGCGGCCGTCTCCTTCGCCTCGTACGGCCTGCGCTATGCGCGCTGGCAATGGCTGCTGCGCCGCGCGGGCCACCGCGTGCCCGGCGCCGCGGGGTTCGCGGGCTACCTCGCGGGCTTTGCGTTCACGGCCACGCCAGGCAAGGTGGGCGAGCTGGTGCGCGCGCGGTACTTCGCGCGCTGGGGTGTGCCGGCCGCGCGCACGCTTTCGGCCTTCGTCTACGAGCGCGCGTTCGACCTGATCGCGGTGGCGCTGCTCGCGGCGCTGGCCATCCCGTCGATGCGGCTCTTCGGCATCGTGCTGGGTTTCGTGGCGGTGCTGATCGGCGCCGTCGCGGCGGTGGCCGCGCGCCCCGGCATGCTGCTGCGGCTCGCGGCCCGGCTGCGCCGCGCGGGCTGGCGGCGCACGGCGCGCGCGGGCCGCACGCTGGCGCGGGGGCTGGCGGGCTGCCGGCTCTGGCTCACGCCGCGCGACATCGCGGTCTCGTTCGCGCTCGGGCTCGCCGCGTGGACGGCCATCGCGGCCGCCTTCGCGTGGCTGCTGCAGGGCCTGGGCACCGCGCTGCCGCTGGCGGCCGCGCTCTCCACCTACCCCACGGCCATGCTGGCCGGCGCGGCATCGATGCTGCCCGCGGGCATCGGCACCACCGAGGCCACCATCGTCGCGCTGCTGGCGCTGCATGCCGTGCCGCTGGGTACCGCGGCGCTCGCCGCCGTGGGCGTGCGCTTCGCCACGATGTGGTTCGCCGTGGCCTGCGGTTTCAGCGCCATGGCCTGGCTGGAGCGTGCGGGCCGCGCGGGCGCCGCCGTGGGCGAAACGCGCTAG
- a CDS encoding NAD(P)/FAD-dependent oxidoreductase, with product MSATPDTPSTAAAAPGQRIAVLGAGPMGLAVAYQLARDGHRPVVFEADDRVGGMTAMFDFDGLPIERYYHFHCTSDHDFLKVLDELGLADRMRWRATRMGYWYGKRLQAWGNPVALLRFRGLGLVAKFRYGLHAFLSTKRNDWKPLDGVEATGWIRRWVGAEAYEVLWRRLFEYKFYEHTGNLSAAWIWSRIRRIGRSRYSLMQEKLGHLDGGSATLLDGMAADIRAHGGEIRLSTPVTRVRMEAGRVQGVETAQGFEAFDKVVSTVPLPYVPRLMPDLPQDVLARFAALKNIAVVCVIAKLRRPLTGNFWLNVNDPDMDIPGLVEYSNLRPLPESVVYVPFYMPGEHPKYAEPDQAFLDKVRRYLRTINPALQDSDFLAMRASRYRYAQPICPPNYLEGLPPVQLPVQGLWVADTSYYYPEDRGISESIGFGRRMARDAAAVRLDGPRT from the coding sequence ATGAGCGCCACCCCCGACACCCCCTCCACCGCGGCCGCCGCGCCGGGCCAGCGTATCGCCGTGCTCGGCGCCGGCCCCATGGGCCTGGCCGTGGCCTACCAGCTCGCGCGCGACGGCCACCGCCCCGTGGTCTTCGAGGCCGACGACCGCGTGGGCGGCATGACCGCGATGTTCGACTTCGACGGCCTGCCCATCGAGCGCTACTACCACTTCCACTGCACCTCCGACCATGACTTCCTGAAGGTGCTGGACGAGCTGGGCCTGGCCGACAGGATGCGCTGGCGCGCCACGCGCATGGGCTACTGGTACGGCAAGCGCCTGCAGGCCTGGGGCAACCCCGTGGCGCTGCTGCGCTTCCGCGGCCTGGGGCTGGTGGCCAAGTTCCGCTACGGCCTGCACGCCTTCCTCTCCACCAAGCGCAACGACTGGAAGCCGCTCGACGGCGTCGAGGCCACGGGCTGGATCCGCCGCTGGGTGGGCGCGGAGGCCTACGAGGTGCTCTGGCGCCGCCTGTTCGAGTACAAGTTCTACGAGCACACGGGCAACCTCTCGGCGGCCTGGATCTGGAGCCGCATCCGCCGCATCGGCCGCTCGCGCTACAGCCTCATGCAGGAAAAGCTCGGCCACCTGGACGGTGGCTCCGCCACACTGCTGGACGGCATGGCGGCCGACATCCGCGCCCATGGCGGCGAGATCCGCCTGTCCACGCCCGTGACGCGGGTCCGCATGGAGGCGGGCCGCGTGCAGGGCGTGGAGACGGCACAGGGCTTCGAGGCGTTCGACAAGGTGGTCAGCACCGTGCCGCTGCCCTATGTGCCGCGCCTCATGCCGGACCTGCCGCAGGACGTGCTCGCGCGCTTCGCCGCGCTCAAGAACATCGCCGTGGTCTGCGTGATCGCCAAGCTGCGCCGCCCGCTCACCGGGAACTTCTGGCTCAACGTGAACGACCCGGACATGGACATCCCGGGCCTGGTCGAATACAGCAACCTGCGCCCGCTGCCCGAGTCGGTGGTCTACGTGCCGTTCTACATGCCCGGCGAGCACCCCAAGTACGCCGAGCCCGACCAGGCCTTCCTGGACAAAGTCCGGCGCTACCTGCGCACCATCAACCCTGCGCTGCAGGACAGCGACTTCCTCGCGATGCGCGCGAGCCGCTACCGCTACGCGCAGCCGATCTGCCCGCCCAACTACCTGGAAGGCCTGCCGCCCGTGCAGTTGCCCGTGCAAGGCCTCTGGGTGGCCGACACCTCCTACTACTACCCCGAGGACCGCGGCATCTCCGAGAGCATCGGCTTCGGCCGCCGCATGGCGCGCGACGCAGCCGCCGTGCGCCTGGACGGGCCCCGCACGTGA
- a CDS encoding GtrA family protein produces MIAAFRSRQFLAFLVTGGVAALANFGSRIAFSQWMPFSAAVIAAYCVGMCTAFVLARAFVFKASTQSAHKSAMFFVLVNLLAVAQTWAVSMALLQWVLPALGITAFAPEIAHAVGVVVPVFTSYLGHKRWSFAEKPAQPGAPG; encoded by the coding sequence GTGATCGCCGCCTTCCGCTCGCGGCAGTTCCTGGCCTTCCTCGTGACGGGCGGCGTGGCCGCGCTCGCCAACTTCGGCTCGCGCATCGCGTTCAGCCAGTGGATGCCGTTCTCCGCCGCCGTGATCGCGGCGTACTGCGTGGGCATGTGCACGGCCTTCGTGCTCGCGCGCGCCTTCGTGTTCAAGGCGAGCACGCAGTCCGCACACAAGTCGGCGATGTTCTTCGTGCTGGTGAACCTGCTGGCCGTGGCACAGACCTGGGCCGTGAGCATGGCCCTGCTCCAGTGGGTGCTGCCCGCGCTCGGCATCACGGCCTTCGCGCCCGAGATCGCGCACGCCGTGGGCGTGGTGGTGCCGGTGTTCACGAGCTACCTGGGCCACAAGCGCTGGTCCTTCGCCGAAAAGCCCGCGCAGCCCGGCGCGCCCGGCTGA
- a CDS encoding SDR family NAD(P)-dependent oxidoreductase yields MPDTSTPRTIAIVGATSAIAHQCARLWLAAGGVDRLVLIGRDGAKLPSVAADLQVRQPGTRIEAIAGDMLQPAAITDTVRRICADGVPGVVLIAHGNLPDQPACEADLAAAQQALEVNGISPVLWAEAFAGAQQSQGRGRIGIIGSVAGDRGRQSNYVYGAAKGLVERYAEGLQHRLAATGVRVSLIKPGPTDTPMTAHLKARGARLATPDEVAAAIVRGMARGAPVVYAPAKWALIMWVIRNLPRAVFHRMKI; encoded by the coding sequence ATGCCCGACACCTCCACCCCCCGCACCATCGCCATCGTCGGCGCCACCTCGGCCATCGCGCACCAGTGCGCCCGCCTCTGGCTCGCCGCCGGCGGCGTGGACCGCCTGGTGCTCATCGGGCGCGACGGTGCCAAGCTGCCGTCCGTCGCCGCGGACCTGCAGGTGCGCCAGCCCGGCACGCGCATCGAAGCCATCGCCGGCGACATGCTGCAGCCCGCCGCGATCACCGACACCGTGCGCCGCATCTGCGCGGATGGCGTGCCCGGCGTGGTGCTGATCGCCCACGGCAACCTGCCCGACCAGCCTGCCTGCGAGGCCGATCTCGCGGCAGCGCAGCAGGCGCTGGAAGTCAACGGCATCTCGCCCGTGCTCTGGGCCGAGGCCTTCGCGGGCGCGCAGCAATCCCAGGGGCGCGGGCGCATCGGGATCATCGGCTCGGTGGCGGGCGACCGCGGCCGGCAGTCGAACTACGTCTATGGCGCGGCGAAGGGCCTGGTGGAACGCTACGCCGAAGGCCTGCAGCACCGGCTGGCCGCCACGGGCGTGCGCGTGAGCCTCATCAAGCCGGGCCCCACCGACACACCGATGACCGCCCACCTCAAGGCGCGCGGCGCGCGCCTCGCGACCCCCGACGAAGTGGCCGCCGCCATCGTGCGCGGCATGGCGCGCGGCGCGCCCGTGGTCTACGCCCCCGCCAAGTGGGCGCTCATCATGTGGGTGATCCGCAACCTGCCCCGCGCGGTGTTCCACCGCATGAAGATCTGA
- a CDS encoding UbiA family prenyltransferase: MPPSQEPPLVVDLDGTLLLTDMLHETSLQLVRDAPWKALALPLWLAGGKAALKRRIAQQVRMAVATLPYNQPLVDWLRAQRAGGRQVVLCTASDQVLADAIAAHLGCFDLVMASDGARNLAGPAKAAALAERFGERGFDYAGNSRADLPVWRRARAAIVVNAPPAVARQAEAHGNVLRSFPPAQAGLSAWRKALRLHQWMKNLLLFVPLMAAHRIGDGAAWLQLVMAFVAFGLCASSVYLANDLLDLESDRQHPRKRLRPFAAGTLPTWQGAVLVPVLASASLWLAWATAPAFLGWLLVYFVTTWAYSLALKRWALVDCVALAVLYTLRLVAGSAAVAQPLSFWLLACSGFLFLSLAFVKRYAELLVQQAAGKTQAHGRGYLTSDAPIVQNLGVAAGYTAVVVLALYLNSDTVMTMYRAPELVWATVPVLAFWVSWMWLRAARGQMHDDPLVFAFKDRASLVAGAVFVLALAAAGLGRPW; the protein is encoded by the coding sequence ATGCCGCCTTCTCAGGAGCCCCCTCTGGTGGTCGACCTCGACGGCACGCTGCTGCTCACCGACATGCTGCACGAGACCTCGCTGCAGTTGGTGCGCGACGCGCCCTGGAAGGCGTTGGCGCTGCCCCTGTGGCTGGCGGGCGGCAAGGCGGCCCTGAAGCGCCGCATCGCGCAGCAGGTGCGCATGGCCGTGGCCACCCTGCCCTACAACCAGCCGCTCGTCGATTGGCTGCGGGCCCAGCGTGCCGGCGGCCGGCAGGTCGTGCTCTGCACGGCGTCCGACCAGGTGCTGGCCGACGCCATCGCGGCGCACCTGGGCTGCTTCGATCTCGTCATGGCGAGCGACGGCGCGCGCAACCTCGCCGGCCCGGCCAAGGCCGCGGCGCTGGCGGAGCGGTTCGGCGAGCGCGGGTTCGATTACGCCGGCAATTCACGCGCCGACCTGCCGGTATGGCGGCGCGCGCGCGCCGCCATCGTCGTGAACGCCCCGCCCGCGGTCGCCCGCCAGGCCGAGGCGCACGGCAATGTGCTGCGCAGCTTCCCGCCCGCTCAGGCGGGGCTCTCCGCCTGGCGCAAGGCGCTGCGCCTGCACCAGTGGATGAAGAACCTGCTGCTGTTCGTGCCGCTAATGGCCGCGCACCGGATCGGCGACGGCGCCGCCTGGTTGCAGCTTGTGATGGCCTTCGTGGCCTTCGGGCTCTGCGCTTCGTCGGTCTACCTCGCCAACGACCTGCTCGACCTCGAAAGCGACCGGCAGCACCCGCGCAAGCGGCTGCGTCCCTTCGCGGCCGGCACCCTGCCGACCTGGCAGGGCGCGGTGCTCGTGCCCGTGCTGGCCAGCGCGAGCCTGTGGCTGGCCTGGGCCACGGCGCCGGCCTTCCTCGGCTGGCTGCTCGTGTATTTCGTGACCACCTGGGCCTACTCGCTGGCGCTCAAGCGCTGGGCGCTCGTGGATTGCGTGGCGCTCGCGGTGCTCTACACGCTGCGCCTCGTGGCCGGCTCGGCGGCCGTGGCGCAGCCGCTGTCGTTCTGGCTGCTCGCGTGCTCGGGCTTCCTGTTCCTCTCGCTCGCCTTCGTGAAGCGCTATGCGGAGCTGCTGGTGCAGCAGGCCGCGGGCAAGACGCAGGCCCATGGGCGCGGCTACCTGACCTCCGACGCGCCCATCGTGCAGAACCTGGGGGTGGCCGCCGGCTACACGGCCGTGGTCGTGCTCGCGCTCTACCTCAACAGCGACACGGTGATGACCATGTACCGCGCGCCCGAACTGGTCTGGGCCACGGTGCCGGTGCTGGCGTTCTGGGTGAGCTGGATGTGGCTGCGCGCGGCGCGCGGCCAGATGCACGACGACCCGCTCGTCTTCGCCTTCAAGGACCGCGCGAGCCTCGTGGCGGGCGCGGTGTTCGTGCTCGCGCTGGCCGCCGCCGGCCTGGGACGGCCGTGGTAG
- a CDS encoding FAD-binding oxidoreductase produces the protein MVAVHSWGRLRAAEHAFHPLADHPPARLPLSAGQHGLAYGMGRSYGDVCLNPGGALWATRGQDRFIAWDEATGELTCEAGVLLRDIQRTFIPRGWMLPVTPGTQFATVGGAIANDVHGKNHHVHGSFGDHVCALQLLRTDGLLVRCGPGLRPDWFAATVGGLGLTGVVTQATLRLRRVAGPWLDTETIAYGSLQEFFALADASEAGWEYTVSWIDCLSGAEARGIFMRGNHVPGPVASAPPAPGDRKRTVPFTPPFSLVNRWSLRPFNTAYYHQHRQRAGRRLQHYEPFFYPLDNLLEWNRIYGRRGFYQYQCAVPREGGEAAIAALLREIAASGQGSFLGVLKTFGARAPVGMLSFPMPGVTLALDFPHRGEPTLRLFDRLDAVVAAAGGRLYAAKDARMPRTLFEAGYPHLAEFLPYRDPRIRSAMSLRLLGD, from the coding sequence GTGGTAGCGGTGCATTCCTGGGGCCGCCTGCGGGCGGCCGAGCACGCGTTCCATCCGCTGGCGGACCATCCGCCCGCGCGCCTGCCGCTGTCGGCCGGGCAGCACGGCCTGGCCTACGGCATGGGCCGCAGCTACGGCGACGTGTGCCTGAACCCGGGCGGCGCGCTCTGGGCCACGCGCGGCCAGGACCGGTTCATCGCCTGGGACGAAGCCACGGGCGAGCTGACCTGCGAGGCCGGTGTGCTGCTGCGCGACATCCAGCGCACCTTCATCCCGCGCGGCTGGATGCTTCCCGTGACGCCCGGAACGCAGTTCGCCACCGTGGGCGGGGCCATCGCCAACGACGTGCACGGCAAGAACCACCACGTGCACGGCAGCTTCGGCGACCACGTGTGCGCGCTGCAGTTGCTGCGCACCGACGGCCTGCTCGTGCGCTGCGGCCCCGGATTGCGGCCCGACTGGTTCGCCGCCACCGTGGGCGGGCTGGGCCTGACCGGCGTGGTCACGCAGGCCACGCTGCGCCTGCGCCGCGTGGCCGGGCCCTGGCTCGATACCGAGACGATCGCCTACGGCAGCCTGCAGGAATTCTTCGCGCTCGCCGATGCCTCGGAGGCCGGCTGGGAATACACGGTGTCGTGGATCGACTGCCTCTCGGGCGCCGAGGCGCGCGGCATCTTCATGCGCGGCAACCACGTGCCCGGCCCGGTGGCCTCTGCGCCGCCCGCCCCCGGGGACCGCAAGCGCACCGTGCCGTTCACCCCGCCGTTCTCGCTGGTCAACCGCTGGAGCCTGCGGCCCTTCAACACGGCTTACTACCACCAGCACCGCCAGCGCGCGGGCCGGCGGCTGCAGCACTACGAGCCGTTCTTCTACCCGCTCGACAACCTGCTGGAGTGGAACCGCATCTATGGCCGCCGCGGCTTCTACCAGTACCAGTGCGCGGTGCCGCGCGAGGGCGGCGAGGCCGCCATCGCCGCGCTGCTGCGCGAGATCGCCGCGTCGGGCCAGGGGTCGTTCCTCGGCGTGCTCAAGACCTTCGGCGCGCGCGCGCCCGTGGGCATGCTGAGCTTCCCGATGCCCGGCGTGACCCTGGCGCTGGATTTCCCGCACCGGGGGGAGCCCACGCTGCGGCTGTTCGACCGGCTCGACGCCGTGGTGGCCGCAGCCGGCGGACGGCTCTATGCCGCCAAGGATGCGCGCATGCCCCGCACGCTGTTCGAGGCCGGCTACCCGCACCTGGCCGAATTCCTGCCCTATCGCGATCCCCGCATCCGCTCGGCGATGTCGCTGCGGCTGCTGGGCGACTGA
- a CDS encoding NAD-dependent epimerase/dehydratase family protein, with protein MKHTTKIVLPGGAGLVGQNLVAHLKLHGYAHLVVLDKHTANLEILRRMHPDIVAEHADLAEPGDWERHFEGADAVVMLQAQIGAPQAEPFVRNNLTSTERILALIQRHGIPQTVHISSSVVESVAQDHYTDTKRAQEQMVLASGIPCVVLRPTLMFGWFDRKHLGWLSRFMRKVPVFPIPGSGRYMRQPLYAADFCRIIVRCIEERRVGGIFNITGLEKVDYIDIIRTIKAATGAKAAIVKIPYGLFYLLLKVWALFDRDPPFTADQLKALVAHDEFEVIDWPGIFGVRATPFAEAIHETFHHPEYSRVVLEF; from the coding sequence ATGAAGCACACCACCAAGATCGTCCTGCCCGGCGGGGCCGGCCTCGTCGGCCAGAACCTCGTCGCGCACCTCAAGCTCCATGGCTACGCCCATCTCGTGGTGCTGGACAAGCACACCGCCAACCTCGAGATCCTGCGCCGCATGCACCCGGACATCGTGGCCGAGCATGCCGACCTCGCCGAGCCCGGCGACTGGGAGCGCCACTTCGAGGGCGCCGATGCCGTGGTGATGCTGCAGGCCCAGATCGGCGCGCCGCAGGCCGAGCCCTTCGTGCGCAACAACCTCACCTCGACCGAGCGCATCCTCGCGCTCATCCAGCGCCACGGCATCCCGCAGACCGTGCACATCAGCTCCTCGGTGGTGGAATCGGTGGCGCAGGACCACTACACCGACACCAAGCGCGCGCAGGAGCAGATGGTGCTCGCGAGCGGCATTCCCTGCGTGGTGCTGCGGCCCACGCTGATGTTCGGCTGGTTCGACCGCAAGCACCTGGGCTGGCTCTCGCGCTTCATGCGCAAGGTGCCGGTGTTCCCGATCCCGGGCAGCGGCCGCTACATGCGCCAGCCGCTCTACGCGGCCGACTTCTGCCGCATCATCGTGCGCTGCATCGAGGAGCGCCGCGTGGGTGGCATCTTCAACATCACGGGGCTGGAGAAGGTCGACTACATCGACATCATCCGCACCATCAAGGCCGCCACGGGCGCGAAGGCGGCCATCGTGAAGATCCCCTACGGCCTCTTCTACCTGCTGCTGAAGGTCTGGGCGCTCTTCGACCGCGACCCGCCCTTCACCGCCGACCAGCTCAAGGCCCTCGTGGCGCACGACGAGTTCGAGGTGATCGACTGGCCCGGCATCTTCGGCGTGCGCGCCACGCCCTTCGCCGAGGCCATCCACGAAACCTTCCACCACCCGGAGTACAGCCGCGTGGTGCTGGAGTTCTGA
- a CDS encoding class I SAM-dependent methyltransferase: MRLFLPWPLPAFLAWAAAWLAFLLSSDPAGLPWWGAGLAGCAVGLAASLLGRTRWRQGFIAGGFPLSFLLAGAAQVPAWAWLAPLGVLLLVYPLNAWRDAPLFPTPRGALAGLERAAPLAPGARVLDAGCGLGDGLRALRSAYPAVRLEGLEWSWPLRCLCALRCPWARVRRGDIWRAGWGAYPMVYLFQRPESMARAAAKARAEMAADAWLVSLAFEIPGASPEAVLRPPGGHAVWVYRVGRLPPVAAGGAAL; the protein is encoded by the coding sequence ATGCGCCTGTTCCTGCCCTGGCCTTTGCCTGCCTTCCTGGCCTGGGCTGCCGCATGGCTCGCCTTTTTACTGTCGAGCGATCCGGCGGGCCTGCCGTGGTGGGGCGCGGGGCTTGCGGGCTGTGCGGTCGGGCTGGCCGCCAGCCTGCTGGGGCGCACCCGGTGGCGGCAGGGCTTCATCGCGGGCGGCTTCCCGCTGTCGTTCCTGCTGGCGGGGGCCGCGCAGGTGCCGGCCTGGGCATGGCTCGCGCCGCTGGGCGTGCTGCTGCTGGTGTATCCGCTGAATGCCTGGCGCGACGCGCCGCTGTTTCCCACCCCCCGTGGCGCGCTGGCCGGCCTGGAGCGCGCCGCGCCCCTGGCCCCGGGCGCACGCGTGCTCGATGCCGGCTGCGGCCTGGGCGACGGCCTGCGGGCGTTGCGCTCGGCCTATCCCGCCGTGCGGCTGGAAGGCCTGGAGTGGAGCTGGCCGCTGCGCTGCCTGTGCGCATTGCGCTGCCCCTGGGCCCGCGTGCGGCGCGGCGACATCTGGCGCGCGGGCTGGGGCGCCTACCCCATGGTGTACCTCTTCCAGCGGCCCGAGAGCATGGCCCGCGCCGCCGCCAAGGCCCGTGCCGAGATGGCGGCCGATGCCTGGCTGGTGAGCCTCGCGTTCGAGATACCGGGCGCCTCGCCGGAGGCCGTGCTGCGGCCACCCGGAGGGCATGCGGTGTGGGTCTACCGGGTGGGCCGCCTGCCCCCTGTCGCCGCTGGCGGGGCGGCGCTATGA